One Rosa chinensis cultivar Old Blush chromosome 5, RchiOBHm-V2, whole genome shotgun sequence genomic region harbors:
- the LOC112165676 gene encoding protein-lysine methyltransferase METTL21D isoform X2, with protein MDLEVLGHDLQFIQDPNSKHLGTTVWDASLVFAKFLEKNSRRGKFSPSKLKGKRVIELGAGCGVAGFGMALLGCDVVMTDQVEVLPLLMRNVERNTSRITQMNPGSESFGSVQVAELNWGNEDHIRAVDPPFDYIIGTDVVYKEDLLEPLLQTIFALSGPKTAILLGYEIRSTSVHEQMVEMWKRHFEVKLVPNSKMDSTYQHPSIQLFIMRSKPPSGYAEKTVEQIDQEVDEVETADNKAKVIDEKVDGNPVKVIYQNAVQVGCSKEKGENSSLLGSVEEDCEPVTIPQNGKLTDWEARRYGSMAARLLHDVKIT; from the exons ATGGATTTGGAAGTTTTGGGGCATGACTTGCAGTTCATTCAG GATCCTAATTCAAAGCATCTAGGAACTACAGTTTGGGATGCATCACTGGTATTCGCCAAGTTTCTG GAAAAGAATTCCAGAAGGGGTAAGTTCTCCCCGTCAAAACTTAAAGGGAAACGTGTCATTGAACTTGGAGCAGGTTGTGGAGTAGCAGGGTTTG GCATGGCATTACTGGGATGTGATGTGGTTATGACAGATCAAGTTGAGGTTTTGCCATTGCTAATGAGAAATGTTGAACGGAATACTTCAAGGATTACACAGATGAATCCTGGTTCTG AGTCATTTGGTTCGGTCCAGGTAGCAGAGTTAAATTGGGGAAATGAGGATCATATAAGAGCCGTTGATCCGCCATTTGACTACATCATTGGCACTGACGTT GTTTAcaaagaagatctcttggagCCACTGTTGCAGACAATATTTGCATTGTCAGGGCCTAAAACTGCAATTTTG CTGGGCTATGAGATTCGTTCTACAAGTGTCCATGAGCAAATGGTTGAAATGTGGAAAAGACACTTCGAGGTGAAACTTGTTCCAAATTCTAAG ATGGATAGTACCTACCAACACCCAAGTATTCAACTTTTCATTATGAGATCAAAGCCGCCGTCAGGGTATGCGGAAAAAACAGTTGAGCAGATAGATCAAGAAGTTGATGAAGTGGAGACAGCAGACAATAAAGCCAAGGTAATTGATGAGAAAGTTGATGGAAATCCAGTTAAGGTGATTTATCAAAATGCTGTCCAAGTGGGATGCagtaaagaaaaaggagaaaatagCTCTCTTTTAGGAAGTGTCGAAGAAGATTGTGAGCCAGTTACAATACCTCAGAATGGTAAACTTACTGATTGGGAAGCTAGACGATATGGCTCGATGGCTGCACGTCTTCTGCACGATGTCAAAATCACATAA
- the LOC112168186 gene encoding alpha-L-fucosidase 1: protein MNHTHTPIPISISRFHLLLLLSLLLSLSSSSSSSSASSSSLLKKPPPLPILPLPSAPQLQWQLGHMAMFLHFGPNTFTDSEWGTGHADPSIFNPKNLNATQWVKVAKDSGFSRVILTAKHHDGFCLWPTEYTNYSVSSSPWRSGGGDVVGELAEAARDAGIGLGLYLSPWDRHEPCYGKTLEYNEFYMAQMTELLTRYGDIKEVWLDGAKGEGEKDMDYFFDSWFSLIHQHQPGAVIFSDAGPDTRWVGDEAGVAGSTCWSLFNRSSAKIGDTDFEYSRGGDPLGHDWVPAECDVSIRPGWFWHPSEVPKSARTLLELYYKSVGRNCLLLLNVPPNSSGLISAEDIQVLKEFSELRRSIFSQNLAMDAIIRASSTRGSTNNSWFNAYNVIEEGFHSYWAPDENKSIWVLCLDLQELVSFNILQVEEPIHMGQRVIEFHLEILNAGGKWNKVTNGTTVGYRRLLQFPTVKSRNLRFVIDKSRADPLISYLGIYMDPFSILSNISHTTTQTGINSSQIIHHIEFNHSQIAVL, encoded by the exons ATGAACCACACCCACACCCCAATCCCCATTTCCATTTCAAGATTCCACCTTTTACTCCTTCTCTCACTTTTACTctcactctcttcttcttcttcttcttcctctgcttCTTCATCCTCATTGCTCAAAAAGCCACCCCCTCTTCCAATTCTACCCCTCCCCTCAGCTCCCCAGCTCCAATGGCAACTCGGCCACATGGCCATGTTCCTCCACTTCGGACCCAACACCTTCACCGACTCCGAATGGGGCACCGGCCACGCTGACCCCTCCATCTTCAACCCCAAAAACCTCAACGCCACCCAGTGGGTCAAAGTCGCCAAAGACTCTGGCTTTTCGCGCGTGATCCTCACCGCCAAACACCACGATGGCTTCTGCTTGTGGCCCACCGAGTACACCAACTACTCGGTCAGCTCCAGCCCGTGGAGGAGCGGCGGCGGTGACGTGGTGGGTGAGCTCGCCGAGGCTGCTAGGGACGCCGGTATTGGATTGGGGCTTTACCTTTCGCCTTGGGATCGGCACGAGCCGTGTTATGGGAAGACTTTGGAGTACAATGAATTCTATATGGCCCAAATGACAGAGCTCCTCACAAG GTATGGAGATATCAAGGAAGTATGGTTGGATGGTGCAAAAGGGGAAGGGGAGAAGGATATGGATTATTTCTTTGATTCTTGGTTCAGTCTGATTCATCAACACCAGCCAGGCGCTGTCATTTTCTCTGATGCTGGTCCCGACACCAGGTGGGTTGGCGACGAAGCTGGTGTTGCTGGGTCTACTTGTTGGTCTCTTTTCAATAGGAGTTCTGCCAAGATTGGTGACACTGATTTCGA ATATTCAAGAGGAGGTGACCCACTTGGTCATGATTGGGTACCAGCTGAGTGTGACGTCTCAATTCGTCCTGGTTGGTTTTGGCATCCATCAGAAGTTCCAAAATCTGCAAGGACTCTGCTTGAACTATACTACAAATCAGTTGGTAGGAACTGTCTCTTGTTACTAAATGTACCCCCAAACTCTTCTGGTCTCATATCAGCAGAAGACATTCAAGTGCTTAAAGAATTCAGTGAGCTCCGAAGATCTATATTCTCACAGAATCTAGCTATGGATGCCATTATTCGTGCGAGCAGTACACGAGGAAGCACCAATAATTCTTGGTTCAATGCCTATAATGTCATAGAAGAAGGTTTTCATTCCTATTGGGCACCTGATGAGAATAAGTCTATTTGGGTTTTATGCTTAGATCTTCAAGAACTAGTATCATTCAACATTCTTCAAGTTGAAGAGCCAATTCACATGGGACAGCGGGTTATTGAGTTCCATCTTGAGATCTTGAATGCAGGTGGCAAGTGGAATAAAGTAACTAATGGAACCACTGTGGGATATCGGAGGCTTTTGCAATTTCCAACAGTTAAGTCTCGAAACTTGAGGTTTGTTATTGACAAGTCCCGGGCAGACCCACTGATATCCTATCTGGGTATATATATGGATCCATTCTCCATTTTAAGCAACATATCTCATACAACCACACAGACAGGCATCAATAGCAGTCAAATAATTCACCATATTGAATTCAACCATTCTCAAATTGCTGTATTGTAG
- the LOC112165676 gene encoding protein-lysine methyltransferase METTL21D isoform X1 has protein sequence MEPDRLNSPSTFTMDLEVLGHDLQFIQDPNSKHLGTTVWDASLVFAKFLEKNSRRGKFSPSKLKGKRVIELGAGCGVAGFGMALLGCDVVMTDQVEVLPLLMRNVERNTSRITQMNPGSESFGSVQVAELNWGNEDHIRAVDPPFDYIIGTDVVYKEDLLEPLLQTIFALSGPKTAILLGYEIRSTSVHEQMVEMWKRHFEVKLVPNSKMDSTYQHPSIQLFIMRSKPPSGYAEKTVEQIDQEVDEVETADNKAKVIDEKVDGNPVKVIYQNAVQVGCSKEKGENSSLLGSVEEDCEPVTIPQNGKLTDWEARRYGSMAARLLHDVKIT, from the exons ATGGAACCCGACAG GTTGAACTCGCCCAGCACATTTACAATGGATTTGGAAGTTTTGGGGCATGACTTGCAGTTCATTCAG GATCCTAATTCAAAGCATCTAGGAACTACAGTTTGGGATGCATCACTGGTATTCGCCAAGTTTCTG GAAAAGAATTCCAGAAGGGGTAAGTTCTCCCCGTCAAAACTTAAAGGGAAACGTGTCATTGAACTTGGAGCAGGTTGTGGAGTAGCAGGGTTTG GCATGGCATTACTGGGATGTGATGTGGTTATGACAGATCAAGTTGAGGTTTTGCCATTGCTAATGAGAAATGTTGAACGGAATACTTCAAGGATTACACAGATGAATCCTGGTTCTG AGTCATTTGGTTCGGTCCAGGTAGCAGAGTTAAATTGGGGAAATGAGGATCATATAAGAGCCGTTGATCCGCCATTTGACTACATCATTGGCACTGACGTT GTTTAcaaagaagatctcttggagCCACTGTTGCAGACAATATTTGCATTGTCAGGGCCTAAAACTGCAATTTTG CTGGGCTATGAGATTCGTTCTACAAGTGTCCATGAGCAAATGGTTGAAATGTGGAAAAGACACTTCGAGGTGAAACTTGTTCCAAATTCTAAG ATGGATAGTACCTACCAACACCCAAGTATTCAACTTTTCATTATGAGATCAAAGCCGCCGTCAGGGTATGCGGAAAAAACAGTTGAGCAGATAGATCAAGAAGTTGATGAAGTGGAGACAGCAGACAATAAAGCCAAGGTAATTGATGAGAAAGTTGATGGAAATCCAGTTAAGGTGATTTATCAAAATGCTGTCCAAGTGGGATGCagtaaagaaaaaggagaaaatagCTCTCTTTTAGGAAGTGTCGAAGAAGATTGTGAGCCAGTTACAATACCTCAGAATGGTAAACTTACTGATTGGGAAGCTAGACGATATGGCTCGATGGCTGCACGTCTTCTGCACGATGTCAAAATCACATAA